TTCAACGTCCAGGCGATACCCACACTGGTCTTCCTCGACGCCAAGGGCAACGAACTCTCCCGCAGCGTCGGCCTCGTACCGAAGGACACCATCGTGAACCGCTTCAAGGCCCACGGCTTCATCCAGTAGTTACTGAAGGCGTTTCTTTGGAGTGCGGGAGCGAAAGCTCCCGCTTTTCCTGTCAGAGCGGTTCTCTACCGGCGCATTATGGCGACGAGCAGATAGACGCCGATGGCGGCCGCTCCGAGGAAAGCCGCGATGCCGATGACGGGCACGAGGGACTTGAGCGCGGTCGGCGCCGCCACCACGAGCAGCGACGCGCCGATGATTATCGCCGCCAGCACGATGGCCGCGGCAAGCTGGTTGTTGGAACGGCTCAGGTTGCGGGCCACCTGGCGCAGCTCCTCGTGGTCGATCTGGAGCTTGATCTCGCCTTTCTTCAGCCAGCCGCTTATCTGGCGCAGGTCGGCGGGCAGGTCGCGAGCGAGCGATTCGAAGTCGGCCTCGTACCGACGCAGGTCCTTGAACCAGCCCAGCGGTCCGAACCGGCGCCATGCCAGCCGTTCGAGGAACGGTTTCATCTCCTCCACGAAGTTGAAATCCGGGTCGATGAGCAGGCCGAGCCCTTCGACCGTGGCGAGGCCGCGTACGACCATCGCGAGCCCGGCCGGGACCGCAATACGGTGCCGGCGGATGACGGCGAGCAGTTCGCGCAATACCCGGCCGAACGAGAGTTCGCGCAGACTCGCGCCGTAGTACCGGTCGAGCAGGTCCTTGATGTCGGTGTGCAGAGCGGATTCTTCGACCTGCGCGGTCTTGGAGCCCACTTTGAGCACCAGCCGCAACAAACGGTTGCTGTCCTGCCGGTAGGCGGCAAGCAGCACGTCTACGAGCAGGTCGCGCGTGTCGTCGTCGATGCGGCTGAACATACCGTAATCGATCACGCCCAGCCTGCCGTCGGACATCACGACGAGGTTGCCGGGGTGCGGGTCGGACTGGAAGAACCCGTGCTCAAATATCATCCTCATATACACGCTGGCGCCGGACTGCCCGAGTTTGTGCCGGTCGACGCCCGCCTGCCGGAGTCCGGCCGCGTCGGTTGCCTTCACGCCCGTGAAGAGCTCCAGCACGAGCAACCGACGCGTGGTGTAGTCCCAGTAGACCTTCGGTATTGCCACCCTCTTGTCGTCGGCAAAGTTGCGGCGGCAGATGTCGGCGTTCTGGCCTTCGTGGACGAAATCGAGTTCGAGCCTGATGCTCCGGTCGAACTCGGCGACAAGGCCAACTGGGTCATGGACAGCGAGGTCGGGCTGATGCCGCTCGATGAACCTGGCGACCGACGCGAGGATGGCGAGGTCGCCGTCAATCATCGCCGCGATGCCCGGCCGCTGGACCTTGACCGCGACCTCCTCGCCGGTCTTGAGCTTCGCGCGGTGGACCTGCGAAAGGGACGCAGCCGCGAGCGGCGCGCGGTCGAACTCAGCGAAGATATCGGCGGGTAGACGGCACGCCTCCGTGGCGATGACGCGCTCTACTTCCTCGTACGAGATACCCGGGACGTTATCCTGCAGTTTCGTCAGCGCCTTCAGGTAGTCGGGAGGCAGGATGTCGGGTCGGGTGGAAAGCATCTGTCCGAGCTTGATGAACGTGGGCCCGAGCTCTTCCAGCGCCTTGACCAGTCGCTCCGGCTCAGTGAGGACGGCCACGTCGGGCGAAGCTTTGTGCCCCAGTTTCAGCCGGCCTTCGAGCCCGAGCCGAGCCGCCAGCTCGGCGAGCCCGTAGCGCACCAGCACGGCACCGATGTGCCGCACGCGACTTAGCTGGCGTCGACCCTTCAGCCAACCAAACGGGTCGAAACTCGGCATCGGTGTGGGCTGCAGACAGGGCTCTTCCGGGTTCTCAGGCAAGATATCTCCTCATCTCAGTAGCTCGCATCTGATGATAGCCGGCTGGCTGAGCGGAGTCAAACGGCAGAGCCGCCGCAG
The bacterium DNA segment above includes these coding regions:
- a CDS encoding AarF/ABC1/UbiB kinase family protein, whose product is MPENPEEPCLQPTPMPSFDPFGWLKGRRQLSRVRHIGAVLVRYGLAELAARLGLEGRLKLGHKASPDVAVLTEPERLVKALEELGPTFIKLGQMLSTRPDILPPDYLKALTKLQDNVPGISYEEVERVIATEACRLPADIFAEFDRAPLAAASLSQVHRAKLKTGEEVAVKVQRPGIAAMIDGDLAILASVARFIERHQPDLAVHDPVGLVAEFDRSIRLELDFVHEGQNADICRRNFADDKRVAIPKVYWDYTTRRLLVLELFTGVKATDAAGLRQAGVDRHKLGQSGASVYMRMIFEHGFFQSDPHPGNLVVMSDGRLGVIDYGMFSRIDDDTRDLLVDVLLAAYRQDSNRLLRLVLKVGSKTAQVEESALHTDIKDLLDRYYGASLRELSFGRVLRELLAVIRRHRIAVPAGLAMVVRGLATVEGLGLLIDPDFNFVEEMKPFLERLAWRRFGPLGWFKDLRRYEADFESLARDLPADLRQISGWLKKGEIKLQIDHEELRQVARNLSRSNNQLAAAIVLAAIIIGASLLVVAAPTALKSLVPVIGIAAFLGAAAIGVYLLVAIMRR